Proteins found in one Miscanthus floridulus cultivar M001 chromosome 4, ASM1932011v1, whole genome shotgun sequence genomic segment:
- the LOC136548927 gene encoding protein NRT1/ PTR FAMILY 8.3-like gives MAVVALVEMKLLDVVCHGESISIAWRMPWYFVLGGEEVFCYIAQLEFFYKEAQEKIKSMCMSFALLTVALGSFMSWHIYAVMDALTATDGRPDWISNNLNEGKLVKEKEI, from the coding sequence ATGGCCGTGGTGGCGCTGGTGGAGATGAAGCTCCTCGATGTCGTGTGCCATGGTGAGTCCATCAGCATCGCGTGGCGGATGCCGTGGTACTTTGTGTTGGGCGGCGAGGAGGTGTTTTGCTACATCGCGCAACTTGAGTTCTTCTACAAGGAGGCACAGGAGAAGATAAAGAGCATGTGCATGTCCTTCGCGCTGCTCACCGTCGCGCTGGGGAGCTTCATGAGCTGGCACATATATGCCGTCATGGATGCACTCACCGCGACCGATGGGCGGCCCGACTGGATCTCCAACAACCTCAACGAGGGTAAGCTTGTGAAGGAAAAGGAAATATAG
- the LOC136550154 gene encoding probable amidase At4g34880 yields MVDLRLQVVATVLGMALVAAAGKQFEFQEATVDAIHQGFKNGSLTSTALVRFYLDQIARLNPLLHAVIEVNPDALAQAARADAERSASRGRCAVGLHGIPVLLKDNIATRDRLNTTAGSLALLGSVVRRDAGVVTRLRRAGAVILGKANPSEWSNFRPVDSGWSARGGQTRNPYVLSATPCGSSAGPGVAAAANMAAVTLGSETDGSILCPSSLNSVVGIKPSVGLTSRSGVIPITPLQDTIGPMCRTVSDAVYVLDVIVGYDEFDAEATGAASKYIPQGGYTQFLRIHGLRGKRIGVPDVFFEGYDDMQMAVYEKHLDTMRQQGAVVIKDLDIATNFTDLYEQETLLMAAEFKLSINAYLSDLLHSPVRSLAQVIAFNEAHPVEERLKDFGQPDLIAAEKTNGIGTRERAAIQRLKEISTNGLEKLMKEHQLDAIVAPNSDASSVLAVGGYPGIAVPAGYDGQGVPFAICFGGLKGYEPRLIEIAYAFEQATKVRRPPSFKR; encoded by the exons ATGGTTGACCTGCGTCTCCAGGTCGTCGCCACCGTCCTGGGCATGGCCCTGGTGGCCGCTGCCGGCAAACAGTTCGAGTTCCAGGAGGCCACCGTGGACGCCATCCACCAGGGCTTCAAGAACGGCAGCCTCACATCGACGGCGCTCGTCCGGTTCTACCTGGACCAGATCGCCCGCCTCAACCCGCTGCTGCACGCCGTCATCGAGGTGAACCCGGACGCGCTCGCGCAGGCGGCGCGCGCCGACGCCGAGCGCTCGGCCTCCCGCGGCCGCTGCGCCGTCGGCCTGCACGGCATCCCCGTCCTGCTCAAGGACAACATCGCCACGCGCGACCGGCTCAACACCACGGCCGGCTCCCTCGCGCTGCTCGGCTCCGTCGTCAGGCGCGACGCGGGCGTGGTGACCCGCCTCCGGCGCGCCGGCGCCGTCATCCTCGGCAAGGCCAACCCCTCCGAGTGGTCCAACTTCCGCCCCGTCGACTCCGGCTGGAGCGCCCGCGGCGGCCAGACGCGG AATCCATACGTCCTGTCCGCGACGCCGTGCGGGTCGAGCGCTGGGCCTGGCGTTGCCGCGGCAGCCAACATGGCAGCGGTGACACTGGGGTCCGAGACCGACGGCTCCATCCTCTGCCCATCGTCGCTCAACTCTGTGGTTGGCATCAAACCGAGTGTTGGGTTGACTAGCCGGTCCGGTGTCATCCCCATTACGCCTCTTCAAGACACGATTGG ACCAATGTGTCGGACAGTATCCGATGCCGTCTATGTGTTGGACGTCATCGTCGGGTATGATGAGTTTGATGCCGAAGCCACCGGAGCGGCGTCCAAGTACATCCCGCAAGGGGGTTACACACAGTTCCTGAGGATCCATGGATTGAGGGGTAAGAGAATCGGTGTCCCTGATGTGTTTTTTGAAGGATACGATGACATGCAAATGGCGGTTTATGAGAAGCATCTCGATACAATGAG GCAACAAGGCGCTGTCGTGATCAAGGATCTTGACATTGCAACAAATTTCACTGACCTATATGAGCAAGAGACTCTGCTCATGGCTGCAGAGTTCAAGTTAAGCATCAATGCTTATTTGTCAGACCTACTGCACTCTCCAGTCCGCTCCCTCGCACAAGTCATAGCATTCAACGAAGCGCATCCTGTAGAG GAGAGACTCAAAGATTTTGGGCAGCCAGACCTGATTGCCGCGGAGAAAACCAATGGCATTGGCACCAGGGAGAGAGCTGCCATCCAGCGGCTCAAGGAGATATCCACCAATGGGTTGGAGAAGCTGATGAAGGAACACCAGCTGGATGCAATCGTGGCGCCCAACAGCGACGCCTCCTCTGTTCTCGCCGTCGGGGGCTATCCGGGCATCGCCGTGCCGGCGGGGTACGACGGGCAGGGAGTCCCCTTTGCGATATGCTTTGGTGGGCTCAAGGGCTACGAGCCAAGGTTGATTGAGATCGCTTATGCGTTCGAGCAAGCTACAAAAGTCAGAAGACCGCCTAGTTTCAAGAGGTAG